A single genomic interval of Arctopsyche grandis isolate Sample6627 chromosome 8, ASM5162203v2, whole genome shotgun sequence harbors:
- the LOC143915338 gene encoding uncharacterized protein LOC143915338 yields the protein MWVSESFVLYYQNVRGLNSKASTCLSAVLAQDIDLIALTETWLTDSVMDAETRYLVFRRDGGFGGGGVILAVRTDAIKSARHLPHLDTIGKHLWVFIELSHETIFIFPSTTNLSNF from the coding sequence ATGTGGGTCAGTGAATCATTTGTTTTATACTACCAAAATGTTAGGGGCCTTAACTCCAAAGCTTCAACTTGCTTATCTGCGGTGTTAGCGCAAGATATTGATTTAATTGCACTGACAGAAACTTGGCTCACCGATTCTGTGATGGATGCAGAAACTAGATACTTGGTGTTCCGAAGAGATGGTGGTTTTGGAGGAGGTGGTGTTATACTTGCTGTTCGAACTGATGCAATTAAATCTGCGCGTCATCTTCCTCACTTGGACACTATCGGAAAGCATCTTTGGGTTTTTATTGAGCTTTCCCatgaaacaatttttatatttccctCCACCACAAACTTGAgtaatttttaa